The Pecten maximus chromosome 6, xPecMax1.1, whole genome shotgun sequence DNA window ACACAGTCCAGCATTTTGAAGTCGTCTGACTTCCGGGTACATCCGCATGTCTGACTCCCTCCATCTGGGTTATCACTACCCCAAGTCCTCACCGCTGTATCGACGGGTTCATCGTTACTGAGGAAAACCCACACATCCGCATCATTTCTCTTACGTCCGGTATATACTATGTCACGTGTagctgaaattaaaaaaaaaattaatataggtataacaaaagtaaaaaatattGCGCAGTATACGTCAGGTGTTATGGTTCTATTTCACCCTCAGGGTTGCCGGTGTCACTCGAGTGTCGGGGATTAAGTGCATTCCTTGATTCCATTCGGGTGTTCCCATTGGTCAACACCGGCCGGTGCCTGGCGAGTGAAGGAGATTAAGGTTATAGAAAACGGTGCGAAGACTCGGAAGCCTCGCAGCTGGAAACGAGGTCGTGGATAATGCTTTGGACCTTACAACTTCAACATCTCTGATTGTTTCACGGTGTAATTATTAATTTGTAGAATCCTCCtggtttagaaaaaaaacaacatttatacaaaatacaaagtcATGCATCAGTGCATTTGGTGATAATCAACTTAGACAATATATTtctgtcttttttgttttttgttttgtttgtttttttgttttttgttttttgttttgttttgtttttttgttaataaTCACTAGAGTAACCATCAAGATCGTCTACTGAGATCTCCTTCTTTATCGCATCGTGCCACACCAAAGCACTCGAACCTCGTCTTGCAACCTAAAAAATACAGACTACACACTTGTgaatgttacatgttgtataaagAATATTTAATCGATTAAGGAGTGAACATGTTAATGGTATTGGCTTCAATTGTGTAACCATAAACATTTGATCGCAAGCAAACACTGCCAACGATACAACCAATTAAAATCACTAAATCTAAGACCACGCCCGCAAATTGTCCAATGAATGTCAATCAACGCAATATAGCGACATGCTTCTCTTGTCCCGGTACAATGTACTTGCCACAGATCATGATTTcaatacataaaaaatgtatcGATATTTTGTCAATCATGATTCAGGTCCTTGGTTCCACTAATCTCCCTAAAACACTGTTCCACACGGTGTCAGTAAACAGGTGACCATTCCAGATGAGGCCAACAAGTAAAAATTATATCTGAATGTGACTTTAAAGGGTTTTGGACACATAgggtatttttccattttctgttagcCCGACCCCATAAATGTTTGCTGACACAGGTTTTACCTCGCCTtacaaagctgtttatctattttaggcCAGTAGGGGGATATTGCTGCTGGCTGAAAATTTTAATGAGCTAGGTGGTCACGTGGTCCGACGCGTCATCTGGTTCACCTCACCAGTATCACTAGGCTAGAATCTGCCttgttatatgcatttatagagggaaacttcaaagagccccatattattttgtaaacacttgaaagcaatgacagtgaatgtcctgattttatcatcttacatgtttagattttctttccacacctcatgtctgtaattgtataatcaaaatagtagaccagcggacaatatcataaccttggtaatttactaatatcacatgtcatctttttatttattttttatttcaaaaactcaaacaatggcatatacactataggtctactcagagatgtaaatatcacatatgtatatatacatcatgatgttgataaatcgtaCCTACTTCAACAATGATTTTTTCTGTCTCGGTATCATTATCCTTGAACGATGCAAACTCGCATTGTCAAATGATTGGCTTTTCTTAAATGCGCAGTAAAATTGAAGGTTATATGTTTCATTTCCATGGCATTTGTTAAAAAGAGGTTAACATGATAACATTGGATTTgttttggtacatgtatattagaaCAGTAAAGAAATTTACATACAAACACGTGACGGCAGATTTCGCATCACAAACTGTGCCTCCTGGTCCGTTTTGAACTCCACTAATTTTGATTCCATGTCAGAACACCGATTCTGCAACAATGATAAATAAATTTTGGCAAACCATAACGAATCATTAAAGATTTAATGGGTATAACCAGAACACACAtagtattgaaatattttggaaaaGCTTTGAATCTTTAATTccttttgaataaaataaatgttattttttcacgtcaatatataaatataatacacaatacGTAACTTGTCAGAAGGGATATCAGGATCAGGTTTAATAGagaacagaaattttaaaaaacttcAGTAACTTCAAAACATCTTACAATAGCTCTACTCCACCGAGTTTTCTCAGAGGATGAGGAGACATAGTAACACTTTCCTCCCGGTGACAGGATCCAGTTATCGTCACACTCTGGTGCCGCGGTGGTACTGGTGCTGGTCGTCGTCGTCATAGTAGGAGTAGTAGTTGTAGTACTGGCTATAAACAGAATATCAGTTTACCGTGTTAAGGCAGTACAAACTTATTTAACAGAGTTTGACATATTTAACCGCGCTAACAAAACTCATTAAGTAATTAAAGTTTAATGgttatatatttgaagtatCTAAATGTTATGTGCAATTGAAGTTTAATTAAATTGCATGTAATGGTATTATAATCCATTCAATTACAAATGCCTGTATATCCgatatacacaaatatttcGTAACGCTGCAATTCAAGGCGGTACAACTTTGTCGTGATGTGTATAAGATCATGGATACTAACGCGAACGACatgcttttttgtttttagcGATGACAGATTGACCATTTTTCAAGGGAGAGAGATTCACAGCTGGGAAGGCTCATCACATAATGATACCTTGGGAGGAATGGatgaatacattttacaaaaacgCAGTGAGTgagtgggtgggtgggtgggtgggtgagtgagtgagtgagtgagtagGTGAGTGAGtggtgagtgagtgagtgagtgagtgagtgagtgagtagGTGAGTAGGTGAGTAGGTGAGTGAGTGGGTGGGTGGGTAGGTGAGTGAGtggtgagtgagtgagtgagtgagtgagtgagtgagtgagtgagtgagtgagtagGTGGGTAGGTGAGTGAGTGAGTGGGTAGGTGAGTaggtgagtgagtgagtgagtgagtgagtgagtgagtgagtgagtgagtgagtgagtgagtgagtgagtgagtagGTGAGTGAGTGAGTAGGTGAGTAGGTGAATAGGTGAGTGAGTAGGTGAGTAGGTGAGTGAGTGGGTaggtgagtgagtgagtgagtgagtgggTAGGTGAGTGAGTGGTGAGTGGTGAGtggtgagtgagtgagtgagtgagtgggTGAGTAGGTGAGTGAGTGAGTAGGTGAGTAGGTGAGCGAGTGGGTGGGTGGGTAGGTGAGTAGGTGAGTGAGTGGTGAGTAGGTGAGTGAGTGAGTTGTGAGTGATCGAGTGAGcgggtgggtgggtgggtgggtgggtgagTGAGTGAATGAGTGAGCGAGTGAGTTAACTCAACATCAAATTCATGGAATGATCTCAATGAATTTTGCTTATTTCGGCCAACTACAATAAAGGCTCATCGGAATTTGTCTTTTGATATTCTTATCAATCAAAGGGGAATGTTTATTGGTATTTGGAAGTAGTAGGTGTTTTGTACACAAAATTTGTACGTACATATATTATGTTGAAAACGTCTACTAACTTGATGgtttttacacaaaatatgtacgTGCACTTTTTTTTCGAAAACATGCTTATAGTAACACTGTTTTGGCAGTAGTCCGTTTTTGGTAATGCCAAGACATCTGAGAAACCTGACATGTGTTAACTAATacaatttctttaaaaacaacaaacgtTTGTGCATATGAGtcattcaaaaacaaataaatgtccTTCTACTGATGAAAGTAGAGTGATCTAATTAATAACATTTCATTTGTTATTTTAACAGAATTCACAGGAATTCTTCATATATTCGACCAAAACTGTCTCTAGAAACATGATCTTACCGTCGCTGTCACCTCCGCCCTGCAGTATCTCTCGTAGCTCAGCCTGCTCATTTTTCAAAATacgaatttcattttcaaatccTGACAGTGTTTTTGAAAAGTCATTTAGTTCGTTGGTTATTGACCTCTTGAATTCGAGGATTTCCGTATTGTTACATGGACACTGACTGGTTGAGTTTGTCATTCCTATAATAGCATCGACTCTCCTTTGTAGCTGACATACTTTTTCGTTGAGATTGAAATAAGTTCCGTTCAAAAGTCTAACAACTTCACTTGTTAAACTACTCTCTTCGAATTTCTCCATCGAATCCTTGTCGTCGCAAAATACTTCATAATGCCTTGATATAAAAATCAAAGCAGCGAAAATTAAACACGTCTTCATCCTTCTGAACTTCGCGATTGTCGGTACGTTTAGATTCAAATGAGTTTAGTTCCCATATGGCGTGGGTGTGTGAGTATTTGTGAGGAATGTGAGGatttgttgtacatgtaattcatatactgataaaccatgtggtttaaagtaatacagaacatatggttgtaatcaaatCCTTAGTCACGTGATTTCTCATGAACCTGATACGTCGTTTGTTTTGCGAAACGTTTGACAGTTCCAAAACATTTCaactgtactgtatcacatTCAAATATAAATACGTGCAATGTTTATGGCAATGCAAATTCTATTTAACAACGattgcaaaaaaacaaaaacaaaaccaaaaacaaaaaaacaacgttataacaacttatattaatcataaCTTGCTGACCTGTATTGTAGCGCGCGAGTGGTTTTGTTGTTAACGAAACCAGTGTACCTGATGAAAACGTACATTGTCGGACAAGTGACCTCGGACCTTTTCTCGTCcaatcggggaatcgaacccaggGCGCTTAATGAAAAGTGAGCTACCACTGTGCCATCCGACGACCCCCTTATTTATTAACCTTAAATTTCCTTATACATTTTATTCGATTACAATGATCTGGGATCATAATAATGATTTGTTGCCTGTATCGTCTATACAGTGAAAACTTTCTATTAAGATAACGTCTTCTTCTTTATATATAGCGCgactttaaatatatttacccGTCCCGTGTTCCTTTATCGGGCACGTAATAGTAAGGAACGGGATTTAATATCAAGTGATTTTAAATGATTACTGCCGTCTctgcaaaatatgaaaaatcatTACTTTGCCGTGTTGGCCGAATGGTTAacgtgtcccgacactttatcactgggCCTCCATCTCACGAGTTCGAAAACCACTTGTGGTTCTGACctaggccgatggtttttctccaggtagtccggctttcctccatctccaaaacctttcgcgtccttaaatgaccatggctgttaataggactaTTAACCATATCAACTACTTTGCTTTTAATCACGTAGCGGATATGAAACCTTATGACTGTTATAGCCCCCAATGATTAAGAAAAAGTCCATGTTTCCATGTTTTATTCAGGAGTAACGTCGTAGAGAGAGTAGCCGTTTTCGCGGGAAAGTGTCAGACAGTTCTTGGCATGGTCTTAGGAAACgtcataacaacaacacaaacaaacaaaatgtagttccaACTACGATATTTATTGTGTGTGATTTTGGGGGTGATTTTCATGGTTTGACCATTTAGGAGACCGTAACAGCATtggatttatgtaaatataaggacttacacaactaaataatttactatatgttattatactagtgaccccatcccttcattcgctcgattgaagttcaaatgatgtgaaatttacaTCAACTTAAAGTTTGAAGTCTTTTCTGTTAGATAAATGGTGTAATTGTATAGGTTCAATGGCATATAAtagcacacgggtactcgaaagagagtaaccctgacattaacagtacactggggaacccccacctggggaattcccgcctttttacacctcgaatcctacgtcattctattttcaatACCCTACTTTtgttctcgtatatagaaagtacccatttcataattatgttaattactcaggaaaacaaaaacaaaaaaacaacgcGGTCCCCGGCCTAACTACACACTGTGGTGAGGTCATCCCCGGCCTAACTACACACTGTGGTGAGGTCAATGTTGTTATAAAAATTGAATACACTTTTCAGGAGGTTAGAGCGCCGACCACGTTACCTCGAGTGAAATTCCGAGATGTGTGGTTCGACGCTCGCTACCCATTCGATTAAAGTTTCACGGAAAGATGGTAAACAGGCCGGTCTGTGCAGTTGTAGTTTTGTTTTTAGCCAAGTCAATTTACCCTGATTGCTCTGGATGGTATGCAGCGGGCCTTCCTTAAGTTGTTTTGTGACACTGAATAGCTACTATGTCACTTATTCTCGTGAAACCAGCGATCAACAcgttaacaaaa harbors:
- the LOC117329646 gene encoding macrophage mannose receptor 1-like; the encoded protein is MKTCLIFAALIFISRHYEVFCDDKDSMEKFEESSLTSEVVRLLNGTYFNLNEKVCQLQRRVDAIIGMTNSTSQCPCNNTEILEFKRSITNELNDFSKTLSGFENEIRILKNEQAELREILQGGGDSDASTTTTTPTMTTTTSTSTTAAPECDDNWILSPGGKCYYVSSSSEKTRWSRAINRCSDMESKLVEFKTDQEAQFVMRNLPSRVSTRDIVYTGRKRNDADVWVFLSNDEPVDTAVRTWGSDNPDGGSQTCGCTRKSDDFKMLDCVCTGYDLFYICEKLPGSAITTTATTPKTCGDGWISSPEKCYFVSNTVAKSQWARAVTRCTEMGAKLVEIKSDEEGRFIMENLPSHARDEIIYTGRKRNDGDVWVYISNDEVVKTTERTWASGQPDGGTQRCGCTRKSVDFLMLDCYCTGYYLYYICEIAR